The genomic region GGGATTCATTTAGCCTCGAGGAAGGGGATTCATTAGTGTTCTTGGGAGGGCATGTGTGCTTTGAAAGAGGTCAACGGGCTCGAGTTTTAGGATCTCTCGAAGGTTAATATTGCGTTATTGGCTAAGCAAGGCTGGCGCTTACTGACTAATCTGGATTCTTTAATGTCGCGTGTGCTTAAAGCTAAATACTTTCCTAGCTGTAGTTTTATGGAAGCAAGGTTAGGGAAATAACCTTTATTTGTTTGGCGTAGTATCTAGGCTGCTAAAGGTCCCCTCCAAATGGGAAGTGGTTGGCAAGTGGAGAATGGGCGCTCCATCTCGGAATGGGATGATGCTTGGCTTCCTGGTCCATAACCCTGTAAGATCAATATTGATTGTGTTAGTAGAATTGACAAAGTTGTAAATTTGATTGATATGGCTAGGAGCAAGTGGCAGAGTGAGTAAATACGAACTTCATTTTCTGAACCACTTGGCTGGTCCATACTGCGTTTCCCGTTGGCTGGGCATGATTTATTAGATCGTTGGCGCCGGTTCTTGGAGGATAATGGTGAATACTTGGTCCAGAGTGGCTACAAGCTGTTGTTGCGAGGCTTTTCGGGGACAAATGATGACTGTTACATTAATATTACACAACATACACGCCTACTTTATAAACATCTATGGGGGTCTTAGGTGCCCGAGATAACGAGAATTACACGTTAGCGTTACATTAATAATTTTCTACCTACAAAGGTCAACTTGTATCAGCGCAAACTTGGGTCGAATCGTATGTTTCCTCGTTGTGGTTGTGGCCCCGAGACCATCCTCCATGTCTGTCGGGATTGCCCTAGAATCCTGCACATTTGGCACAATTTGGGCATTAGTTGGGATCTTGTTCCAGCGGCTGATGATACACCCATTAATTGGGTTGGGCAATTATTTGTTTAGGGCACTCGCCATGTATAGCTCTTTATTCTCACCATATGGACTGTCTGGATCTCTCGAAATAAAATCATTCATGAGGGAATTTATCAATCGGTTCAGACGctacttataattattttggagTATCTATGCGAATTAAACTTTCTTCCGTCGAATAGGGGTGGGGTTTTGGCTATGGAGCCCATGCTTTGGAAGCCTCTTGTTGGTCCTTAAGTTTGTGTTAATTTTGCTACGGGGTTCTTTGCGAATCTGTAAGTTGCCAGCACTGGGGTTATTGTTCGGGATTCTGCTGGGTTGATTTTGGGCTCAGCTTGTTTCTTGCAGGACAACGTCTCCTGTTTGCTAACATCGAAGGCCTTTGCTTACTTTTGGGCTATTTGTTTTGCTCAAGATTTAGGGTTTCAAAAAGTTATACTGGAGGGTGATTTAATGGTGCTCATCTTCAAGCTCAATGTTGTTGTTATTGACAGATCAATGATAAGTTCCATTATTTGGGATGTGAAACGATTAATGTTAGGTTTCGAGCATTTCAAGTTTCATCACATAAAACGGGAAGGTAATACAATAGCGCACTTGTTAGCCAATGAAGGTTTCCTTCGGCGGTAAGATGTTTGTTGGGTGGAGGAGGGACCAACATCGATTTAGGCAGCGGTGGATAGTGATTGGATGGGGAGGGTCTGATTTTGCAGATATGATTATGGACCTTGCGATTTTTGCAAGttctgtaatgacccaaaattcacgggcatcgaaAAAGTGCATTTTCGGGCCTTCGTCTTAGCAAACCGAATTAGTAAATATTTTTTAGAAATAATTATGAGCCTAGTTGTGTGCCTAATTAGGTTtttattaagtgaatttagcttgattaagagtaattaagaaaaaaataagggactaaagtgaataaagggtaaaagttaaatcgtagattaaaagaaaataaaaagggctAAAAGGACAATTAGGCCAATCCTCATAAATGAGGCGGCAAACCATGCTAAAAATCTTAGATACTttagattttaattatataattatatatgatttataaaatatattattaaattaagttattataaatattattttatgaaaataaaccaaattatgccaaatgtatggtgatgataaaatacatgtgtaatgtttgtatttatacacttgaaaaatatttatatattttcttaaataataagtaaaatatatttgtatattagttatattataagatttttatattataaataaattaaaataaggaCAAGTGTATGGTGATTAAATTATACATGTGTAATGCATATATCTATACActtgtaaaataataaataattatttataatttaagtataaagatatttattaattaaataataattatattattataaaactaataaagtaaataaaacataaaagcaataaaagaaacaaagcatAAAAAGAAAGAGAGAGTCAAATGAAACAGAGAAAGGaagggagaaaaagaaaagaaaaaggaaaaactagggtTTTAAAGCTTGGAGCTTattttggtaagtcaattaagtcattttcttttaattttgatttttttgaagcCTTAGaacaaaaacaaagttttgttgaaattgaGTTGAAAGTTCGAATGTTCTTAGATTTTTGAACATGATTCATGTTGGacaaattgttgaattagggGTTTGATTGATAGAATTTCTAGTTAGAattgataaaaggattaaattgtaaagtaagttataagttttgtGTTAGAGGAACTAAACtgaaagaaatttgaaattagggtATATTCATGAATATTAGATAGTTAAGTTGGATTTGGTaggaaattgagtagaaataaagtatggattGAGAtggaaaagtaagtgaatttagttaggaccaaattgaaattaaagttgaAGTTGAatagaaaattaaattatttaatataaattagtACTGTTTTAATAGTGTAAATTACTTTAATTTTCGTAGCTAGCAAAGAACCAGAGGCATTGActttaaaaggaaaagaaaaagttatcgAGGAGTAGACACGAGAAAATCatagtttgtattactataatttaaactactatttattaaatgttatatttaaatttatgtatatggtaagtaaaattttaaggtaagtatcaatattgaaatgaatgaaattgAGATGAAGTATGATTATGTATAGATATTTGATAGTATATTGATTGGAAAGTggaaaattgtattgaattgaattgtgatTAAATTGACAATGATTTAAATGGAAAATATGAGAAagtgattgaattgaaatatgaaaatttaatacCTTATTAATTAGTCGGGCTGagttagatatagttggcatgccataggatagaaaGAATTTGGAAATTTTTCGGCTTAGCCAAGGAAACATTGAAGTCACTATATTTCTTCCGACTATCTGAAGAGGCACTGATTGCtgttctggtgtgtttgggtggatTATTCTGGTGTATTTGGGTGGATTATTtcggtgtgtttggttggaatctgtgtatccgccaaggtctgagtcttgttaataggggtaagcAAATGAAATGATAAAACGAATGAAATTGATTGATTGATTTATTGAAGAAATGAGAAAgttgaaattatgaattgaatgGAGACTGAAAATGAAAGACATCAACCAAAGGTTCATGAGATGATCAAATTTAgtttgatgatatgtgatatcaATTTGATTAATTGTtattgttgaaaatttgaaagttaaagtatgaattaatatatattaataaatttttatatgtttgatatttatatgtttatacattattatttgctattatagtttgaattatggtaataccattgagtataGGCATACTCAACGTACGGTTGTTTCCATGCATAGGTTAGTAGAAGTCAAAGGTCTCGGTCCATCATCCAGATCAATCCCAGCTTCAGAGACAATTTGGTAATGTAATCCCTCTTTtggtaaaagtggcatgtacttaggtattgtataaattatgtacttaagtgtaacgccccaattttcgggaattctgtgaatgttggcaaaatttcatgctttaattttgtcatttgtgagtgaaattatgaaataggacctatgtgaaaatgtttgaaaatgctataggctaaattgaagtgaccaaataaataggagtgcaaaataggaggatttgcatgacaaacctcccattttacatgaagtggccagccatcatgttgttgtagacaaaatgtgcacttgatatccataatttatggtacaaattgatacaaattgataataggttaggtaaatgttccatgataataggttaggtaaatgttccatgataatgggttaggtaaatgtttcatgataatgggttaggtaaatgtttcatgataagaatttcatgtcttttgtattaaagaattaaatggatgaaatatgaagttttattaaaagaaaaaggggtgaaaagaataaagttttgtccatctttgttcatcatagctgaaagttagagaaaagaaaggagaggagaaagctcttgagtattcggtcattaggaggaggaaaattgaaggtaagttcttggtaccttgtttctattttgaggttcatgagttcttcttgattctaccttaactcttgaagtatattttgatttttagttgtgttgtgagcatttagtcatgaattaaaatgaaggaaatggttgttgtttcatgttcttttgatgaaaaatggaagataagtgaagttgagccaaacaaatgagcatgcatgtgccttagatgttaaagggaaaaatcagctaacatgttgtgctttaaaatgatgaaatggagattatacttaagtaaaatcatagatatgtgatgattgattggtgatatacatgtttaaataacatgtatgcaaggtatgtgtgaaagagtgatctggtaataaatctgcttgggacagcagcagtaacttgactttggaaaatcaccataaattttgggagaagaattagaagctgaataaattatgtaattaaagcttattgagtctagtttctaatgaaataaacaagaacatattttgaattctgtacaatgagaaatttgattcgtaatgaagagtggtcagattagtcaaacagtgaaacatgggaaactttgagaaaaatctggtattgattggctaaaccaaaaaattctgaaaattttatggatagaagatatatgagtctattttcagggaaaattaacggaacttgatttggagtttcgtagctccagttataaatgatttagtgactgttgcttaggaagacagcttgcagtgaaattatgattatgtggtaaacattgacaaaaatttgttaatgagttgcttattgatttcttataagcttattatgacctgtaggtgtggttggccgaacattgtaaggggttaatacgtagtttgtatttgaatagttagattaacgtgttagtaatccaattgtaggcggtttgtgtgtggatctcgtcagcatatcatcgcaaacaggtgtgtaactaacaccctctttcttagtctggatcggcaaaagtcgaaaagccgaaatgctgaaaatcggtattttgtagatttgcgagtgtgcgaatgctcgtgaggtaaatcgattaatgtttttggtaagctgcaaaatttggactacaaagtgcatgatttttgtgcccttGATATTTATGGGCTTAATGggtcaaaattggaatgatgggccaatgggcccaattcggtaagaaccctcggtacgtgattttgttagtacgtgaaaagtaggaatatgcatgaaaaaccctaaaatagataaattactgaaatacctttaaaagtggaaatttacagttttacccctagtaggtaaattaccgaaatacccctagggttaaattaacctaaatgcatgtttgactgttgttatttactgcatgccatgttgttattatctgacgcatgggattgggatattgacggaggaagtactgaaagtggcttgtccacgtcttggaggctttgcctcaaattatgataatcgagcaaacaaggtcaagaatgtggagtgttgaaatttgggtgggttgagctattccccacatggagtgtatggctgaatacgggtggagtgtagtggttggtgggttgagtagtctcccaaatgggcttgcatatgtttattgatgttgcatgtattttgaaatgggcctatgggccatatcattatctgaataagggctaaggcctagtttattgtaatctgaaaagggctcgcccaatatcatcattactgaatgggcttaggcccaatgggcttgagtgacttgggctttgaatgggttttccttacacactgagtttcccaaactcaccccttttattttcatccacgcagaaatccccaaccatagtgggcttggagtcgtgaggaattgagtggccacccgctcgaaagtttgattttcttcggtgaactggacatccttttatttacgtttgaagttttgggcttttaaatgtaataaggtcgcttaattattttgatggttttaatatgtattactaagataggtaatatttattttaagctgttgaaattggatagctttaggcgcgttttcaaaaacaacaattgatttcaaaataacacgacaacaagcaaagcttccgcaatgaaagtattttccaaaattaatcacttttcctaaaatgacttaatcaaatcagtttcctagaaatatccatgacgttaaggtgtggcaatggcggtatgcatgtcaggattggatccgaaggagcttgatacttagcgatccgatggactcaccacctcttttccggtttcctaccggtgcacgacttccattcactttaacctttaatgaattaatcttttgaacatcaagtacgattttctggacttagaatggaaattttttttacgtttttgatgtggcatgccggatccggccataacttctgggccgggtttggggtgctacattaagTCTTGAAAATTTGGTTGTAAAATGATGTCTAATATGGGTTATAAATAAGAAATGAATTAGTATGGCATATTTGGTAAAATGTGGCATGAAACTAAAATGGGAAATGAATgcaattttaattcaattaaaaagTTACTTATGAGTGATCAAGTAGATAAATTGTTAAATTAATGTTGTAGGCATAATTAGATATGTTTGAGTGTGGAAATGTATGGTTTGTTATTTGCTTGTAAATTGGTTACGGTTTGAAAATTGCAGGGAATGTTAGATgcttataaaggggttatatttagttcaaagaaaaaaaattacgaaaaattTTCGGAGTACTCGAACTAGACCCATTCCACTTTTAATACGTATTTTGGATCTCAAAAGTCCATTATACGgacttaataattaaattatattatgtatgttattgatttgtgaattattagtaaattgtctaatatgtccagtaatgctccgtaactctgttCTGATAACAGTTTAGGGTTAAAGGGTGTTATAAGTTCTGACTCATTTCTAGCAATTTTTGTTTTGGCTTTAACCTTGTACGTTGTCGGTGGCTGGATCTTAGGGTTTTGGAGCTTTTCCGGGCATGCATTTCTGGCTGTGATGAACATTTGCACCTTTTCGGCTGCTTTAGGCTTgtgttttcatttattttatttttgtttttgttttacttttttttttgtagtTTTTAGTGGTGTATGATGCACATTATGGGGCGAATTCCCCTaggttgtttttttttgttttctttgactATAATAAATGCATGCcagatttattaaaaaaaaaaaaagaaggcttGGTAGATACTTTCATATTCTGAAAACTTTAATTGTGGAAATATTTAGTTTAGTTTATCAACTTTAACTTAGGGAAGAAAGAAAGGGAAGAAGGAAAAAAACTAGTTTTTGctaatttagttttaatatttaaattagtacttcaggatttttttatttaaattgataattaaatttaactcGGCACACATTATCATGTCATTAGTTTAATGTGCCTGgcacattaaaaaataaaaaaatatttttaaaatattacgtATAAAAAAgatttcataaaatcaaaaattaaaattttagaaaatttcaaaataataataaatttaggaaaatatataacattataataaatatttaatttcataaaatacaaaaatattagaggtgatcatgggcgggCCAGTTGGATGGGCCAGACAAAATTTTGGCCCGTTTACTAGGCCAGATCTCGgtccggcccgaaatatgggcttaaaattttgtccaatcccgcccgaaataaaattactaagcccgatccggcccggcccgacccatattaaattttttcttatttcattaaataaaaatttaaaaatataaaaattaaatatatttaaaaacataaaaaaatattaaaacaaataaaaataatactaaaacaattcttaaaacaatacacaaataaacaatataataaaaatggttatattaaaatttaaaataattaaaaataaaataaaaatatatattaatatataattattggTCACTTATTTGGTAGGGCTAGGGCTAAAAAACTCTTATCTGAGGCCTGGTCttttttctaaacgggcctcatttttttgtccaagcctatttttcgggcttatatttttacccaaaccctcccattttttgggcgggccttcgggccgggccgggccgcctggccatgatcagctctaaaaaatatataaaaattcaaaattttagctaaaacttaaaaaaagttaaaaaggaGGTAAATGTTGTATTgaaactagaggtgtgcatgggccgggccgggttcaGGCCGAGCCCATAAAAAATTTCAGCCCGTTTTCAAGGCCTGGGCCcagcccggcccgaaatatgggcctgaAAATTTGTCCAAGCCTGGCCCGAGAAAAAAATGGTAGGCCCGAGCCCGGCCCggtcatattaatttttttttgcttttttattaaataaaaactttaaaatttaataaatcaaatacatttaaaacataaaataaatattaaaacaataaataaataaataatgagactaaaataattattaaaataatacataaattaaaaatataataaaaagtaattatattaaaattgaaaaattgaaacaaattaaaactaaattaagaattaaattatattaataacaaaagttttataatatcaaaataacatcaaaacaacaaaaaagtaaagtaaaagtactaaagttatttaaaattaaaataaaaatttttaaaataatttaatattaaaattgggCGGGCAGGCCCGGCCAAAAATTACCCGAGGCCGGCCTGTTTTCTAAACGAGCCtcgttttttgtccaagcccgttTTTCggacctatatttttacccaaaccctcctatTTTTCAGGCGGGCCTTGGTGGGGCAGGCCGCCgaccatgcacacctctaattgaaacttaaaaaaattcagaatttaaaaataattactttGATCTACCATCAAAATATTTTGCAAGTCAATGCCGATCAATTTTTTTAAaccaatttgactaaaaaattCAGTATTTCGATAGTCATTCATCAAAAACGAATTTTGACATTGGTCAATGCTAGTTAAAGACAGTCATATtcgataattttattttattttataagttaaaaaatggctgttttcttttcttttctttttttaagttttctaaatttttagttgaaagtttcaaattccataatttttaaaattttatttttatatgtatttttagttattatttattttttatagttcctaaaagtttaaatattttattttctgaaCAAATTGATTTATATACATACGATTTCCTACTTAAGATTTTTGTAACCTATTATTCGATGAATCTCGAAAACTAAGATGCATCTAAAATCGGTCAAAACAACGCAAACCTGACAAACAACTGACAAAAGATCAACAGTTGACTGACCGACGAAAGTTGGTGGCGATTGGCAGTGGCCAACGATGAGGGTTGtcataatatagaattcattGAAGAAGTTTTCCTTTTTATAGAGGACAACTAATCATATATGTTATTCATTGAGGTTGTCCCAAGACGACTTATTTGTGGTAGATGATGTGATAGATGTTGAGTTTATGGTTATACACTCAAGACTATTTTAATTTAGTAAGTTCCTATAAAGCTCAACTTTACTGAAAAATTTTggtaaaacattttttttttttaaaaagtcttgattttatctttttttttgaaGAATGATTTCATTTGGTAATTTATTTTTTACCAAATAAACAcggtaaaataatgaaaatattttacgAAAAATATGTTACCCTAAATTTTATATTTGTTAAAGTACAAACTCAATATTCTGCCGATGTTTAAAGGTTGAATTTGATTTCAGTTTAATTTTGTCAGGTCTAGAGTTTAGATTCAAACTCAATTTTATGGGCCTAATTTTAAAGTTCAAAGTATGGTTTTAATGGTCCATATCCAAAGAGTCTAATGGCCCAGGTTCAATGCAATTGGAGCAGGTTAAGTTGTCCATTTTTTGGGCccaaaattttaaggttttttttttcttcttcttcttattgcatattattatattgaatactttattttatattatatgtgTTACATTAtatattcaaaaaatatatattttttattatatatataatttttattgattttttttgtaaGGAAAGGGATTATTGAATCTTGTTAATTAGGTTAAAATATTGACGTATGTTACGTTAGTTTTTCAAAGTTCAATGAGTTGATATGCTTAAGCACACATAGTTATGGCCTAGTGACCATGTAAAACCACGGGGAGAGATATAAAATTTGTTGATGAAAAGGAAGCTTTTATGTTCTACTTGATGCATGATCTTTGAACTTGTTTTTGAAGCTTTAGTTTACACATTTGCAATTGATTGAGTTGCATCTTCATATTCTCCACCTCTTTTCTTATCAACATAATCTCCTTTTGAGGTGCTATGAATCCCTTCTCTAAACATTTCTTATTATTCATTTTCATTATTGTTTGAGTCGTCGTTCTTGGATTAATATTTGACTTAGTAGCTGATATCGATCTAGCCATTTTTACTTGCTCAAGAAGCATGAATTCCGTTACGATTTTCAACGGCAATCGACTGTTCCTCATTGCATGTTGGCGTGCATCTTCTGATAATCTATGATACTCCATTGCTTTGCACACACTAGCTCTTTCTTCCTCCATTAGACTTGGATGTGCCTACACAATTGTTGCACAAACTTTGAATTAGGTAAACTACTATTACTTAGAAAGAAAGTAAGTTATTCAGGGGTGAAGTACATACCTTGAGGTACATGTCTATGGCTCTATAAAGGTTGTTATCGCACGATCGAGCATTTGTCGGTAATGCGTCCACAAGTAATTTGAAATCAATGAGTTTAAGGTTAATATCCCTTGCAATTAGAGTAAGGTAACCATCAATCAACCTTCCAACAATGCATAGTCTTGCCCTAGAGTTTTTCATGGCCAATAAAACATAAGCGTTGACCACCCTAATCACAATTCCAACATCATATGTAGTATCCTTATCTCCATAGTTCTTAACCAAGAGATCTTGAGCACAACATTGCTCTAACATGGAAGCTATTCTTGTTTCTAGTTTGCTCAACAACTCAAAATTTACTTGCATTTTCAACCCCAACTTGACAAGGTAAAGTATAAAGTTGCAAGAAACTGAGTTTTTCTCCACTGGAAGCATATTAATTAAACTTTCAATGGTAATTCTTTGTAGCTTTTGAGTCAAATGCTTGGGTATTGTCGGGTCATCAAATACAAATGTGGTACTCGAAAACCATTTTGCTGTCCAATGAGCTATACATGATCCAACAAGCTCCGGTTTCACCCCTTTTCGTTTAATTGATTCGATCACTTGGATAAAATGATCAATTCGAAGGGTCGAAACATCTTGAAACCACCAGGTATCACTTGATTCTCCAATATTCAAGTTCCCATTACTATTTTGTCCTAAAGTAAAAGCTTTGGGGTCAGTTGAGGCCTTCCAAGCAATGGCATCAGAGCATTGTTTCACA from Gossypium arboreum isolate Shixiya-1 chromosome 1, ASM2569848v2, whole genome shotgun sequence harbors:
- the LOC108463427 gene encoding coleoptile phototropism protein 1-like; this translates as MRSKMMGCREEHQSTHGSVLGGKPNHCVIYPPKSSIVAEELERRNNDWFVRTKVASDLMVQVGDFSFYLHKLAMVSKSGYLNRLVFAKRSEGHGQNGGNLKIVLDDLPGGTNTFESIVNFCYGFKVDVTATTIAPLYCAANFLEMSDDLHQGNLISKTEAFLSFAIFSSWKDTFKVLKSCESVSPWSKDLLIVKQCSDAIAWKASTDPKAFTLGQNSNGNLNIGESSDTWWFQDVSTLRIDHFIQVIESIKRKGVKPELVGSCIAHWTAKWFSSTTFVFDDPTIPKHLTQKLQRITIESLINMLPVEKNSVSCNFILYLVKLGLKMQVNFELLSKLETRIASMLEQCCAQDLLVKNYGDKDTTYDVGIVIRVVNAYVLLAMKNSRARLCIVGRLIDGYLTLIARDINLKLIDFKLLVDALPTNARSCDNNLYRAIDMYLKAHPSLMEEERASVCKAMEYHRLSEDARQHAMRNSRLPLKIVTEFMLLEQVKMARSISATKSNINPRTTTQTIMKMNNKKCLEKGFIAPQKEIMLIRKEVENMKMQLNQLQMCKLKLQKQVQRSCIK